One stretch of Zingiber officinale cultivar Zhangliang chromosome 6B, Zo_v1.1, whole genome shotgun sequence DNA includes these proteins:
- the LOC121992696 gene encoding lipase-like, with protein sequence MQRAAISISLRKGMDRPRWLGMLILICLLSVGQGRELRIIEKDYSHLYNHTLAMILVEYASAVYMSDLTALFTWTCSRCTDLTKGFEMIELIVDVKNCLQAYVGVAHDLNAIVIAFRGTQENSIRNWIQDLFWKQLDLNYPDMPDAMVHHGFYSSYHNTTLRPGITSAVLEARELYADIPIMVTGHSMGGAMASFCALDLTVNYGLHHVQLMTFGQPRIGNAAFASYFHKHVPHAIRVTNEHDMVPHLPPYYSYFPQKTYHHFPREVWVHNAGLDSLVYVVEQICDSSGEDPSCSRSVRGNSISDHLEYFGVSMEAETWGSCGIVFYGNVAEYQVDIAGNIVLSKWPSASSVLPQGEEENRGSSSM encoded by the exons ATGCAGCGAGCAGCGATCTCCATCTCCCTCCGGAAG GGCATGGATCGGCCGCGATGGCTGGGGATGTTGATTTTGATCTGCCTTCTGTCGGTTGGTCAAGGGAGAG AACTTAGGATCATTGAGAAGGACTACAGTCATTTATATAACCATACTCTTGCGATGATACTCGTCGAGTACGCTTCTGCT GTTTATATGTCAGATCTAACTGCATTATTTACATGGACTTGCTCCAGATGTACTGATTTAACAAAG GGTTTTGAGATGATAGAGCTGATTGTTGATGTTAAGAACTGTCTACAG GCATATGTTGGTGTTGCTCATGATCTTAATGCTATTGTAATTGCTTTCAGAGGAACTCAAGAGAACAG CATTCGTAATTGGATTCAAGATCTATTTTGGAAGCAGCTAGATTTGAATTACCCAGACATGCCTGATGCTATG GTGCACCATGGTTTTTACTCTTCTTATCATAATACGACCCTGCGTCCTGGTATCACCAGTGCTGTTCTGGAGGCTAGGGAATTATATGCAGACATTCCTATCATGGTCACAGGGCATTCAATGGGTGGGGCTATGGCTTCCTTTTGTGCGCTGGATCTCACA GTCAATTATGGACTGCACCATGTTCAACTCATGACATTTGGGCAACCAAGAATCGGCAATGCTGCATTCGCTTCGTACTTCCACAAACATGTACCACATGCCATTCGAGTTACCAATGAGCATGATATGGTGCCCCATTTACCACCATATTATTCTTACTTTCCTCAGAAGACATACCATCACTTCCCAAGAGAG GTATGGGTCCACAATGCAGGATTAGATAGCCTTGTTTATGTGGTCGAACAGATCTGTGACAGTTCTGGTGAAGATCCTTCTTGTTCCAG GTCCGTTAGAGGCAACAGCATCTCTGATCACCTCGAGTACTTTGGCGTTAGCATGGAGGCCGAGACTTGGGGCTCATGTGGCATTGTGTTCTACGGCAATGTTGCCGAGTACCAAGTAGACATTGCAGGAAACATAGTGTTATCGAAGTGGCCTTCTGCTTCATCAGTTCTACCGCAAGGTGAAGAAGAAAATAGAGGCAGCAGTTCTATGTAG